From Anaerotignum faecicola:
CACCTGTGATACCGAAATAGATGAAGAATGCCTGTACCATCAGGGGAGTCCCACGAATCAGGCTCAGATAAATACCCGAAATCCAGTTCAGAGGCTTCACCTTGGAAATGCTGAACATGCACATCACCATGCCGACAACCACAGCCAAAATCAATGAAAAGACTGTCATTTGCAGTGTAAGCTTCAGCCCTAATGTCAGCTGCGGCATACACTGTCCCACATACTCAAAAAAACTACTCATGAGGCACTACTCCTTAAGGAATTATTCCTGAATATATGTATCCAGAATTTCCTGATATTTGCCATTTTCTTTCAGGTTAGCAAGACCTGTGTTGAACATTTTCAGCAGCTCTGCATTTTCGCCCTTGCCAACTGCAAAGCCGTAGGAGCTGCCCTGTTCCTTATCTGTTACCATTTTCAGACCGTTGCCCTGTGTGATGCCATAGCCCAGTACAGGGTAGTCCTCGAAGCAGGCTACGCTGTTGCCAACCTTAACATCCATGCACATTGCATCGGAGGTATCGAATACAACTGTTTCAAAGCCATACTGATCCTTAATGGATTCAGCAAAATCAAAGCCCTCTGTACCTCTCTTAACGGCAACCTTTTTGCCCTTCAGGTCTTCATAGGATTTAATATCGTTATTGGATTCTGCGATACCCATAACAACGCCGCTGTCGAAATAAGGATCGGAGAAGTCGAATTTCTTCTGTCTTTCGGGTGTGATGGACATACCTGCGATAACACCGTCAGCCTGACCGGATTCCAATGCCTGTACAGCCGCATCAAAGCCCAGATACTGCAGGTCATATTTAAAGCCCTGGTCTTCTGCAATTGCAGCCAGCAGATCCATATCAACGCCTACATATTCGCCTGCGTCATTCTGGAATTCAAAGGGCGCAAAGGTTGTATCTGTTGCGATTACATATGTTTTTGTGTCCGCAGCATCATCACCGCCGCCGCATGCTGTCATGCCAACTGCCATTACTGCTACCATTGCCATAGCTGCAAATTTCTTTAATAAACTCATTATAAATTCCTCCCTTTTTCTTTTTCCCATTTTTACGAGCTGCCGAAGCTTCCCTCCGCAGCCTTACTGCTTGATTTCCTGCCGAAGCATGGCAAGAAGGGAACTGCTGCCCAGTCTGTCAGCCCCTGCCGCAAGAAAAGCCTCCGCATCGGCAACTGATTTGATGCCGCCTGCCGCTTTAATCTTCGTATCCCCTGTTACATATTTTTTAAACAGCCGAATATCCGCGAGCGTTGCCCCGCCGCCGGCAAAGCCTGTGCTGGTTTTGATGAATTCCGCCCGAGAGCGGCTCACCACATCACAAAGAGCAATTTTTTCTTCTTCTGTCAGCAAGCAGG
This genomic window contains:
- a CDS encoding transporter substrate-binding domain-containing protein codes for the protein MSLLKKFAAMAMVAVMAVGMTACGGGDDAADTKTYVIATDTTFAPFEFQNDAGEYVGVDMDLLAAIAEDQGFKYDLQYLGFDAAVQALESGQADGVIAGMSITPERQKKFDFSDPYFDSGVVMGIAESNNDIKSYEDLKGKKVAVKRGTEGFDFAESIKDQYGFETVVFDTSDAMCMDVKVGNSVACFEDYPVLGYGITQGNGLKMVTDKEQGSSYGFAVGKGENAELLKMFNTGLANLKENGKYQEILDTYIQE